taagctACAGGAACACTATAGTAATAGTGATATACACACACCATTTTGTTCATAGATAAATCTAAGGAGCacaaagtgatttatttttattgaaaattataatctaaaatattttctttcaaagcATACTGTATTTCTTTTTGAGGCAGCATATTTAGGTTGCAAAAAGAAGAAATCCAGAAAAAACAGTGTCATCGTCATCATCTGCATATAACCCGTTAAACAGCTGTTTATCAGCCACTTGCAACCACACTTTATCTCCGACCTCCAGTTCTAGGACTGCCCCTCCAGCAGCCTGGTCCTCAACTCCTTGGTAGCTGTCCATAGTGTAGATCACTCGCTGACCATTTTTCATCAAGACCACTTTTACATTGCGAGAGTAGACAGTGATATGGTAGGAGAAAAAATATGCTCCGCTGATGGCACAAGTAAAGCGGCCGGTCTCAGGGTCGTAATGACCCTGACGGTTATAGAGGATTTTATCAAAGCGAATTGGAGCATTAGCAGCAGGTAACTTGGTGCTTTCGCTCAGTCTAGCTGAGAAGGCACTTTTTGGTATCTCAGGCATGTCCCCCTTTGGACCTTGCTCCCCGATGTCCCCTTTTGACCCTTTCTCACCACGAACACCAATGCTGCCTTTGATACCTTGGTGGCCGAGCTCACCTTTTGGGCCTGGTCGTCCTGGGGGCCCCAAAGGGCCCTGTATGCCCTTGTCTCCCTTATAGCCTTTGTCTCCTTGTGGACCTTCAGGGCCTATAGGACCCACGTCCCCTTTGATGCCCTGTGGTCCTGGCAAACCAAGTTCTCCCTTCTGACCTTTCAAACCCAATGGCCCTGAGAAGCCTTGGGGCCCCATTTTGCCAGGGGGGCCCCTTTCTCCATTGTCTCCACGCTTCCCCTTCATACCAGCTATGCCAGGAACACCTGAAACAGCACCAACCTGATGAAAGCAATAGCCTAATGAAATtaattatcttgtccttttaacagttaaggggttttcccatgactgacaacgctagtcaaagcatttgtcagttgcgtcttgttacGTGTTCACATAAATTCAGTCTtctcaatgtaaaagtctttgttactgactgacacactcataaagacagtctttgccgccatctaatgccgtaataatgtaacttctgttgctgttcacggtcagggacaattttttccagcggaaggaaggcttttagaaaaagtttacttcatgaaagttgcattgatacatatttctggctttaatatttgtattgtgtggtaaccgttctataaaagcaataaggtacgagaggctagtgctgtattgtaaataagtcacggctgaaggggctGCAGGCGCTCCGCTTCCCGTCGTGCATAACAACGCCCTTCaaagccgtgacttattcacaacATACaacacagcctctcgtaccttattgcttacatatacacacacatttaaaactTAGAAAATGTACTTTAAGGGGCAGGTAAGAAAATACATTTGCAACATTAAATCTTAATTTGCAATTTTGGGTTAAtgcaaaattatttaataaatattttagacaatacaaatatatttatattgaaaatatatattaaacggAAAGTAAATATATGAGGAAATATaactgtaattatatatttttcatttttatttttatgttttggccattttggaataaataaaatttaaaaatatatatgttttatttatttatctatttattattattattattattgccatATGGGAGGATTTagaaaaggaaataaaaaataatatttaccaGGTTCTCCTTTATCTCCTTTTGGTCCGTTTTTACCTGCTTCACCACATGTTCCTATGTCACctttagaaaacaaaaacatttgtattttttgtatgtGTATAGTATGAAATATTTCCATTGCATGTAAGGAGGTCTGATAAACCATGCCAGTGTCCTAATGTCTCACTTTTTGTGACGTTGGTTTAACTTTTCAATGGGAAGAACGAAATAGAtcagaaaaactaaaaaagaaCCACTTTTTacttaataataaacataacaAAATACTATTGTTGTTTTCAACGACGTGCAACCTGAGCATATCTGTTaagggtttcatgaccctttaacatCTAAAGGTAAATAGTACTGCAAATATCTttccaaataatttttttacaacATTGTTTCATTTGTGTACCTATCTGACATCATAACTTAGCTTAAAGGTGACTGATTAACTGGATTCAAGACGTTTTTGCTTTCATTCTTACCTCTATCTCCTTTATCACCTTTGGCCCCATCTCTGCCATCACGACCAGGCATTCCATTGTGTCCTGGATCTCCAGGGATCCCAGGGTGACCGTAGACACAGCCGGAATTTTTGTCAGGAACGTTCTGCTCTGCAGCATTGATCAATACAACTAGAAAAAGCATACAAATCTGTCTGACAAAGAGCATGGTCCTCTCAAGCACCTGTGCAGCAAGAGTCCAGGAATGGTCACTATGTTTGAGGAAGCTGAATGTGCACAAAGATTTGAAGATTTTTCAGACTTGACAAACCTGTTATTTCATTGGTCAGAAAGTCATCATTTAGATTACTTATTTTACCCAAATATGTTACACATCACCTGTGTCCTCTATTGTATTTCCTTTTTGTATTCTAGTTTAGATAATGATCAACTTGAAACATGCTATTGCACAATCCATATTAGCATagagttttgcaaacaaaagccatttatattcattatattgtGGAGTAAAGCTAATATTAAACTGAAAGCCATAATGAAAGTCAGCCTGTCACTTCCATGAGGGCTTTGGGATGTTATGTGACCCCATCATAATTGATTTTGTTGCTTTATAAATGTTACTGAACAGTCATAAAGTCAGTCTAAAGAGCATCGTGCAATTCATTGCTTAATGACCATGGTCCCATGCAGCTCCACATGGGTGTTACTTTATCTTGATTAAATTTCCACTTCAGTGACACTGCAAATGCAATCCAAAGCATCTCAGTGCTTGACCTTATGAATAATGCTGTTCCATTTGGCTTTAAGCTTTTGAAATATGTCTGTCTTCCTCCCACTCTTTAACATAAAGATTTCAATTAGAGCTAAAAGGTTTATTCAGCCATATAAGAAAACTTATAACAGAGCTTCAGTGTGCCACAACAAGCAGAAATATAAAGGTATATTATTAAATTGTGAAGgcgaatttttatttatttattttcatttttaaaatgtaaaattgtacATTTCTTAAGGAGCTGTCAAACTTACTGCCGTTCGTCAAAATTTTGTGGGCAAAATTTTCAATAGGAAGCATGATTTCGCTAATGGTAAAGAccgaactgtgagatataaactcgcaattgcgagaaaatgtcagaattgtgagttgactcttttttctcagaattggatgttataactcgcaattgcaggtttctcacaattctgagaaaaaagtcagaattgtaggATATAACtagcaattgcaagaaaaaagtaagaattgtgggatataagctcgcaattgtgagaaaagttTTTATAAGACTTTATAagagaaaaaaatttaattgcaagaaaaaagtcagaattgtgggatataaactcgtCATAACTgcatttttcttgcaattgcgacatttttgtaattacaagtttatatctcgcaattctgactttataagagaaaaatgtcacaattgcgagaaaaaagtcagaattgtgggacaaacttgaaattaaaatgtcgcaactgtgagaaaaaagtcagaattgtaggATATAagcttgcaattgtgagaaaagttTTCCTTGCAATTTTCACTCTgttaattgcaagtttatatctcgcaattttgactttataagaGAAAAAtatcacaattgcgagaaaaaaagtcagaattgtgggatataaactcgcaattgtaatTGTAAATTTGTGACTGcattttttctcgcaattgcgacatTATTtcaattgtaagtttatatctcgcaattctgactttataagagaaaaaaatgtcagaattgtgagaacaaaaagtcagaattgtgggatataaactctaacttctgagaaaaaagtcacaaCTTTTTTCCTTGCAAATGCGACATTCTtttaattgcaagtttataaatatcacaattctgactttataagagaAAAttgtcacaattgcgagaaaaaagtcagaaatgtgggatataaactcgcaattgtaagAAAAATTCGTAACTacattttttctcacaattgtgactatttcaattgcaagtttatatctcacaattctgactttataggggaaaaaagttagaattgtgggatataaactcgaaattgtgagagaaaaaatcacaacttttttccttgcaattgcAACATTCTtttaattgcaagtttatatatcacaattctgactttataagagaaaaagtcagaattgtgggatataaacttgcaattgtaagAAAAATTCGTAACTGCATTTTTTCTCGCAACTGCAACATTATTTCAagtgcaagtttatatctcacaattctgactttataagagaaacaatgtcgcaattgtgagaacaaaaagtcagaactgtgggatataaacttgtgaaattgtgagaaaaaagttcaacattttttttattgcaattgCGACATTCTtttaattgcaagtttatatctcacaattctgactttataagagaAAAAATTCAGAACTGTGAGAtgataaaaagtattttttaattccattatggaaacaagcttccataagaTCATTTTTCTCCCCCGCGAAATTGTGACCacaccttaattttttttaaaaacacattttattgaaTTTAATGAACTAGAAACCAATATTCTCATCATAAAAACCTATTATGGAACATcaagaaagttttaaatctgttaaGAGACATAGCCTTTAAAAAATTCAAGATAACTATTGTAAAACCTATTAATATACTTGAACCATTGTACAATATTCATTAGGTTTAAAACTTGAAATTTGTggaatgtgaaatattattttaataaaaacaagaaCACATTTACCAATGACGTTAAGGTACCAATTTATTAAACGTTTGGATCAAACATGTTCACCAAAACCAAGCTTATTATGAAACTGACACGGAAtgttcacacacacaacaacaatggacaacacaaacaaacatatttatacatttatgacCATTATTAATCTGCATACAGTACTTCTGGTTAGTATGTGAATTGACATTTTTAATTGTTCATTTTTGCTATTAAAACAGCAAAAGAGTGGATCACAATAACAACAGGTGCAATACAGTATCCACAAGGGCAAACTTTTGTCCTCAACTGTACATTCAAACACTATGTAAACTAGTAAACTGTTACAGTTGCTGTCTGTTATTTGGTATATCAACACTGTTTGCTCATAGAGAATAAGGCAGTTGTTTTGACTTGCTTAGATAAAACTTTAAGAATTACTATCACTATTtgcatacattaaataaataaatattttttcagcA
The nucleotide sequence above comes from Chanodichthys erythropterus isolate Z2021 chromosome 23, ASM2448905v1, whole genome shotgun sequence. Encoded proteins:
- the c1qtnf9 gene encoding complement C1q and tumor necrosis factor-related protein 9A encodes the protein MLFVRQICMLFLVVLINAAEQNVPDKNSGCVYGHPGIPGDPGHNGMPGRDGRDGAKGDKGDRGDIGTCGEAGKNGPKGDKGEPGVPGIAGMKGKRGDNGERGPPGKMGPQGFSGPLGLKGQKGELGLPGPQGIKGDVGPIGPEGPQGDKGYKGDKGIQGPLGPPGRPGPKGELGHQGIKGSIGVRGEKGSKGDIGEQGPKGDMPEIPKSAFSARLSESTKLPAANAPIRFDKILYNRQGHYDPETGRFTCAISGAYFFSYHITVYSRNVKVVLMKNGQRVIYTMDSYQGVEDQAAGGAVLELEVGDKVWLQVADKQLFNGLYADDDDDTVFSGFLLFAT